One stretch of Trichocoleus desertorum ATA4-8-CV12 DNA includes these proteins:
- a CDS encoding tetratricopeptide repeat protein: MDAEAVLAWVDTLVLTKTGQRLSDLQKTILHKVWQGHKYLEIATDYGCTEGHVKDVGSDLWKFLSQQLGEKITKTNCRTALARYFQTTSTTPQISRTQPDFSAPPTFHPGVAPTTEPTNFIGRTTAIAHLNRLATQGTKAIVIQGEGGLGKTTLAQQYLQTQEFEVVLELLMAKETQNITSAERVVEEWLQHDFGQEPSVDFGVNLGRLKRQLQTRRIGILIDNLEPALDLQGRLLAAHRNYVELLRILTDSRVRSLTLITSRDRLCESSLNLLHYRLPSLEQEAWQQFFRHQEMAIDESVLQKMHRAYGGNAKAMGILCGAIQEDFAHDMAAYWQENDGDLLVTTDLKDLVASQVNRLQALDPQAYRLFYRLGCYRYQDVPTILTAALLCLLGDVPLTQQRQTIASLRNRSLIEHHNGGYWLHPVIRAEAIARLRASEEWVTVNHQAAEFWTGSVPAIETTKDALQALEAYYHYIEVNDFEAAGRVILKSRNNQWQQFLPLGSTLYRMGLLQPLLAAITQVICNVHSDRNLSELYNIWGDLHWITGRIHQAIACQETTMTLAHQALQSLPTAPQTPAEKHQLYYFKMLEVDSLLSIGLYKIDLWELADAARLFQQVIALAQNTEHHRWAEKATVCLALVNSYLNLPTASFALAELIYHSLLTEQLVEQTGRFAYFIQILGQTYVNLGDFEKASALYQMALNFSETGGYTQIKAKTLNGLAEINRQQSAFDSALNHHAEAIALLEQIGAKCDLAEAYFQLGLTHQTMNNIVSSQTNFDRAIQLFTEMQAPQQVIKVQQAQRS, translated from the coding sequence ATGGACGCTGAAGCAGTATTGGCATGGGTTGACACCCTAGTTCTGACCAAAACTGGGCAACGTCTGAGTGATTTGCAGAAAACAATCTTGCACAAAGTCTGGCAGGGACATAAGTATCTCGAAATCGCCACTGACTACGGTTGTACCGAAGGGCATGTCAAGGATGTTGGTTCGGACCTGTGGAAATTTCTCTCCCAACAACTCGGCGAAAAGATTACTAAAACGAACTGCCGCACCGCGTTAGCCCGATATTTTCAAACTACATCAACCACGCCACAAATTTCTCGTACTCAGCCTGATTTCTCGGCTCCTCCCACATTCCATCCAGGTGTAGCCCCCACCACAGAACCTACTAACTTTATTGGACGGACAACCGCGATCGCTCACCTCAATCGCTTAGCCACCCAAGGAACTAAGGCGATCGTCATTCAGGGAGAAGGCGGTTTAGGGAAAACTACACTGGCCCAACAATACCTGCAAACCCAGGAATTTGAGGTGGTTTTAGAACTGTTGATGGCGAAGGAAACACAAAATATCACCTCTGCTGAACGGGTCGTAGAGGAATGGCTACAGCACGACTTTGGCCAAGAACCCAGCGTAGACTTTGGCGTAAATTTAGGGCGACTCAAGCGGCAACTGCAAACGCGGCGCATTGGCATATTAATCGACAACTTGGAGCCTGCCCTGGATTTGCAAGGACGCTTGCTAGCCGCGCATCGTAACTATGTTGAGCTGTTGCGGATTTTGACCGATAGTAGAGTCCGATCGCTAACCTTAATTACTAGTCGCGATCGCCTATGTGAATCGAGCCTCAACCTACTACACTATCGGCTGCCCAGCTTAGAGCAAGAGGCTTGGCAGCAGTTCTTTCGGCATCAAGAGATGGCAATTGATGAGTCAGTGCTGCAAAAAATGCACCGAGCCTATGGCGGCAATGCTAAGGCAATGGGGATTCTTTGTGGGGCGATTCAGGAAGACTTTGCTCATGATATGGCCGCTTACTGGCAAGAAAACGACGGCGATTTGCTAGTGACCACCGACTTAAAAGATTTAGTCGCCAGCCAAGTCAATCGTCTGCAAGCTCTAGACCCCCAAGCGTATCGATTGTTTTACCGTCTGGGCTGTTATCGCTACCAAGATGTCCCCACCATTCTTACGGCAGCACTACTCTGTTTACTTGGGGATGTTCCACTGACTCAACAGCGACAAACGATTGCTTCACTGCGTAACCGTTCTCTGATCGAACACCATAACGGCGGCTACTGGCTGCATCCCGTCATCCGTGCCGAGGCGATCGCCCGTCTACGAGCCAGTGAAGAATGGGTCACTGTAAATCACCAAGCAGCAGAGTTTTGGACTGGCAGTGTACCTGCGATTGAAACGACCAAAGATGCGCTACAAGCCCTAGAAGCCTACTATCACTACATCGAAGTTAATGATTTTGAGGCAGCGGGCCGAGTGATTCTCAAAAGTAGAAATAATCAGTGGCAGCAGTTTCTCCCTCTAGGTAGCACCTTATATCGCATGGGGCTCTTGCAACCACTGCTCGCTGCGATTACTCAAGTGATTTGCAATGTGCACTCCGATCGCAACCTCAGCGAACTCTACAACATCTGGGGAGATTTGCACTGGATTACGGGCAGAATTCATCAGGCGATCGCTTGCCAAGAAACGACGATGACGCTGGCTCATCAAGCCTTGCAGTCTCTCCCTACTGCACCTCAAACTCCAGCAGAGAAACATCAGCTTTACTACTTCAAAATGCTGGAAGTCGATTCCCTCCTCAGCATTGGTCTTTATAAAATTGATCTGTGGGAATTAGCAGATGCCGCCCGTTTGTTTCAGCAAGTCATAGCGCTAGCTCAAAACACCGAACATCACCGTTGGGCCGAAAAAGCAACGGTATGTTTAGCTTTAGTTAACTCTTACTTGAATTTACCAACCGCATCCTTTGCATTGGCGGAATTAATTTACCACTCACTTCTCACCGAGCAATTGGTAGAACAAACTGGTAGGTTCGCTTACTTTATTCAAATCCTGGGTCAAACCTATGTCAACTTAGGTGATTTTGAGAAGGCAAGTGCCCTGTATCAGATGGCCTTGAACTTTTCTGAAACAGGTGGCTACACCCAAATCAAAGCCAAAACTCTCAATGGTTTAGCTGAAATTAATCGCCAACAATCTGCTTTTGACAGCGCCCTCAATCATCACGCCGAAGCGATCGCCCTATTAGAACAAATTGGGGCCAAATGTGACTTGGCTGAAGCTTATTTCCAACTAGGACTCACTCACCAAACGATGAACAATATTGTGAGTAGTCAAACCAACTTTGATCGGGCCATCCAGCTATTCACAGAAATGCAAGCGCCTCAGCAAGTGATCAAAGTGCAGCAAGCCCAGCGGTCATAG
- a CDS encoding ferritin-like domain-containing protein yields the protein MVETLQLDSALVDLAGQYHPSLNHWQIQRRIDALINCYLSVEHLRDRLEDLPVQFRTPQTRPWQPIDWQAIDRQQVVGIDLDVFLAILKGAIDTEAPIRQYTQTSRLYLEQLHPQLARFVGGTVDGHGSLTEPALWEKEERQHTLALMKVYTHLTGKKVTPTQRAVRSYQSSGNLRNDLYQHGLHRIATEYGATCLYLWLMAHTTGPLQAVLEELTQDEINHMTKFWGFGVWAFPESSLPHIGFTPA from the coding sequence ATGGTTGAAACATTGCAATTAGACTCGGCTCTAGTAGATTTAGCAGGTCAATACCACCCAAGCCTGAATCACTGGCAGATTCAACGTCGAATTGATGCTCTGATCAATTGCTATCTTTCTGTAGAACATTTGCGCGATCGCCTAGAAGATCTCCCGGTTCAGTTTAGAACTCCGCAAACTCGGCCTTGGCAACCGATTGATTGGCAAGCGATTGACCGTCAGCAAGTGGTTGGAATTGACCTGGATGTGTTTTTGGCGATTCTCAAAGGCGCGATCGACACAGAAGCTCCCATTCGCCAATATACGCAAACCAGTCGGCTATATCTAGAGCAATTACATCCCCAGTTGGCTCGGTTTGTCGGAGGTACCGTAGACGGACATGGTTCTTTGACAGAGCCAGCTTTGTGGGAAAAGGAGGAACGGCAACATACGCTAGCCCTCATGAAGGTATATACCCATCTCACAGGTAAAAAGGTCACACCCACTCAGCGGGCAGTTCGTTCCTATCAGTCGTCTGGTAATCTCCGCAATGATTTATATCAACATGGGCTGCATCGCATTGCCACCGAATATGGTGCCACTTGTCTCTATCTTTGGCTGATGGCGCATACGACAGGCCCTCTCCAGGCAGTCCTAGAAGAGTTAACCCAAGATGAGATCAATCACATGACCAAGTTCTGGGGATTTGGCGTTTGGGCATTTCCAGAGTCTTCTCTACCTCATATTGGTTTCACCCCTGCTTGA